The nucleotide window GTTTTTGAAACGTGCCTTGACGATCAGTTCCAGATCGCCATTTCAGTCCTTGTGGAGCCACCATAGTAGTTTTCCTGCCGGATATCTCTCCTCTCCAAGAGTCACCTCTATCTGTTTCAGGCCCAAGTAAGATGTGTATCGCTGTGTGATGTGAAGACCATGTGTCTCCTAAGAGCATTAGTCTTAGCTCAGACACAGGACATTTAATGCCTTTGGTTAGTTGATACATGGTGCTTGAAGATTCAAAGTCGTCTTCACCAGAACTGTCACCAAGCTCTTtcactttatttttttgcttgtccTTCAGTGTTCCATTGCCATTCCAGCTCTTAACCAATATGTTGTTAGCATTTTCCAAGTGGATTTGCCGTTCGCCCTCTCCTTGTGTTCTAATGGCTTCTCTACTTGTGTCTTTTGCATCTCCATCAACATCCTGGTGTAATCTATAAATATGATCTTCCTTTTCCTGTTTCCCATTAAATTCAGTGCAGTTTGTCCATCTTTGATTCCCAGAGAAAGGCTTTTTGTGCATCAGTTTGAGCTCTGTGTTGTATAAATATTTCTCCCACTTTTCAAGTTCCTCTCGCTGCTTTTTCAGATGGTCTGCCTCATTACTTAAGTCCCTTGTTTTGAGCTCCAGTTGGTTTTTACTTTCCTCTACTTCTTTTTCTTTTAGCTCTAGTGTTTTTTGTAGGACTTCTAGcgtttgtgtttttctttcaaaatcACTTGCATTTTCCTTTAGATCTAATTCTCGGTTCTGCAGGAATTGCTCTTTTTCAGTTATTTGATCATGTCTGATAGTGAGCTCAGTTTCCAGGTGGCGTAATTTTGTTTCTTTGGTATCCAGAAAGTGTTGTGTGTCTTTTAAACCATCCTGCTGTTCCTTGAGACTCTGTAGCATGTTTTTATTCTGTTGTCTCTCGCTTTGCAGCTGTTCTTCCTTGTTTTGCACAACTTCCTGTATTTTGTCCAAATGGATTTCTTTAGTTTTCAGTTTGTGCTCTCTTTGGCAAAGTGCTTCTTCACCTTTTATCAGCTCTTGCTCCCTACTTCCTAATTCCTCATTAATGCTCTTAAGTAACTTCTCTCGCTGTTCCACATCTTGATTTTGCTCTGTAAGCATTTTGTGTTTAAGTGCAACGTCCTTCTCCCTTTGAACAAGCTCTTGCTCTTTTTTTTGCAATCCATAAATTTTTTGCAGCAACTCATGTTCCTTATTAGTCAGCTCAGCTTGCAATTTCTCAATGTCATGTTTGTTGTTTTCAACTTCCTGTGAGCTGTTTGAGAACTCCCGGATCTTTACTTCCCACAGCTGGTTTGCATCGATTAGCTGACGCTCTTGTTTTTTAAGTTCATTTTCTTTCATCTCCAAATTTACTTTGAGCAACCCCAAagatttttcttcttctttaaGCCTTTGTTGTTCTTTTATAAAAATCCTCTCGGTTTCCAGCAGTTCACGTTCTCTCATTTCCAGCTGTTGCCTCAGGTTTTCCAAATGTTTCTCGTGTTTTTCAGTCTGATCTTTCATTTCCTTTTGCTTGGTCTCTATTTTTTTCCAGGCTGTTTCTAGCtcttctttttcacattttatctTTTGCTCTTTTACTTTTAACTTTTCCTCCCTGTCTGTAAGCTCATAGTGTCTTTTTTCAACCTCCCTTTTAATTTCTTCCAGATCTGCTGCCATATGTTTGTAGCTCTGACACTCGTTTTCCAGTTTTTCCTCCTTGTCCCTAATTATGTACATTCTTTTGTCCAACTCCTGCTTTTCGTCCATAAGTTCATTTTCTTTCCTATTAATTGCATCCTTTCTTTTGACCAACtcttgtttgttttgttctaGTTCCTTCAAATGGTCCTCCAAATTGTCTTCTCTTTTTTTGACCTCCTGCTCTCTTCTTTGAAGTTCCTCTTCTCTCCCCAGTGTTTGAATGTCTTGTTCTTTTTGTTCCATCGATTTATTCTCATAATATACTTTCATCTCATTTAATTCCTCCTCTTTCTGCTTTTCCTTCTTATGAAGTTCTTCCAGCACCTGTTTTAACTGATCCATTTCTTGTTCTAGATCTTTCATTTGTTTGAGAGACAGGTCATCTTTTGTCTTCTGTGTCTCATACTGACTAAGCATCTCTTTGATCTCATCTTCTCTTCTATTCTCTGCCTCTCTCTGAGCTTGCAAAGCGTTCTCATAGCTCTCACACTTAAACGTCAGCTCTTGACATTTTTTCTCCAGTTCAGTGATGGTGTTTTGTAGAATGTTGTTTCTTTCTTTGTCTTCTTTGTTCTGATGTTTTAGCTCCTCCATATTTCTTTCagtgtctgtgttttgttgttttaactgGTTGTTCTCGGTCTTCTCAGTTGCCAGTCTGTCATTTTCCTCAATCTGATTCTTGATTCTTTCCAGTTCCTCTTCCATCAATTTGTAGGCCTCAGTCTTTACTTCAGACTCTTCCTCTAAATGTTGTAATTTAGCAGCATACTTTTCGGCATTCATTTTTAACTGGTCAATAGCTTTCTGTTTTTCTTGAATATTTTCATTCAGTGTGTTCATCTCTTTGTCCTTCTCCAGATCTCTGTGTCTTAATTTGTCTATTTCATCATCTCTTACTTTAATTTCATTCTGTAGATGTTTTAATTTAGCTGCACTTTCTTCCGTATTTGCCCTGAGAATGTCTTTTACTGCTTCTATGTCTCTTTGTTTTTCATTGATGTTTTGTCTCATTTTGTCAACTTCCTTCTTTTTCTCCAGATCTGTTTGTCCTAATTTGGTAATTTCCTGTTCTTTTGTTATCACTTGTTCTTCTAAATGCTTTAGTTGACTTGCACTTTCTTCAATATTTTTCTGAATTATGTCTTTCAAGTTTTCTATGTCACTCTGTTTGTCGAACATGTTTTGCCTAAGTGTATCAATTTCTCTGTCCTTTTCCATTTGACTTTGAATTAATTTGTGTATTTCAGCTTCTTTAGCCCTAAATTCTTCATGTAAATGTTTGAGTTTAGATGCATATTCTTCATTATTATCCTGGACAATTTCTTTAAGTTTTTCTATGTCTTTTTGTTTCTCATCAATGTTTTGCCTCAATGTCTCTATTTCTTTGTCTTTTTCCAGATGTCTTTGTTTCAGTGTGTTTATTTCCTCTTCTTTTTTGTGTAGTTTCTCTTGTGTTGCAACATTTCGGTGCAGCTcctcttctttttcttttttaatttgctCTTGCGCCTGCCGTATGGCAGCTATTTCTTCGTCTTTTCCTATAAGTTTATTTTTCAGTGTGTTGTATTTCTCAATGACGTTTTCGTGCATTTCTCTCTCTGCTTCTGTCATTTTTATTTGCTCTTGGCATGACGTCTGTAGCTGTTCCATCTCTTTTGTCATCGTCTTTATCACTTCTCTTAGTTTGTCcatgtttttctctctttttttatcTGTTTCCCTCCATATTTCACTTTGTTCTCTTTCCCTGCTCTCGGTCTTTAATGTCACCTTCTGAATTTCTATGAGAATACTTTCTATTTTTTTGTCCTTTTCTTTCAGTTTGCTCTCAATCTCTTGCTGTTTTTGTGTGGACTCTTCCTCATACCTATGGTAGGCATCTATTTCCTTTTGAGTCTCTTCAGCTTTTCTCCTCAACATATCGTTCCTGTTTTCTGCATCTACCAGTTTATTTCTTAATTCATTTACCTCAGTCTGGTAAACACGTTGAAATTCTGACTCCTTCTCCTTTCTTTCTTGCTCTTTCACAACACACATGCGCTCTAGTTCTAGCAGTTTCATTTGAAGATCATCCACCTTCTCTTTAAGTTCTTCCCTCTCTAAATCTCTTTCTTCTAAACTCATTTCTagtctctctttttctttatgTTTTTGATTGAGAGCCGCCATGACTCTGCTTATTTCTGTGGTGAGCTCTTgtatctctctctccctgtcttcTGTTAACCATGCCATCTTCTCCTCAAGTTCACCCATTATGCTTTTTTTGTCATCCTCGCCCCTATATGGCATCTCTTCCCTCTCTGTCTTTCCAGGGGACTGTACTTTGTCTTTTTTGCGTCTATCGAAAAACCAGCGAATACTTCTGACTTCTCTCTCCTTCATCTTTTTCAGTTCTTCCTCCTGCCGTTGAAGCTTCTCTGTAAACTCTTTAACCTTCAGCTGgaatttctcattcttttgtCTTCCTAACTCTTGAATCTCATGTACTAGTGGCAAGAAGGCCTCGCACCGATTCCCTGCTACCATTTTTTCAATCTTCTCAAGAAGTCCAGTTATCTGTGTTGTGGGATTTTGACTTTGCAAACAAGAAGTGCTGCTGATGACATGGAACCTGTTTGAACATCTTTCCATCAACCAGTGAAGATCCTTGCCTCCTCCTTGGATGTGCTGCTCAATAGTTACTCCCTGACGTAGTTGGTCACCTCTTGTGAAAAGAAGAATTGTATGTCTCCAAACAGTCTCTCCCAGAAGCTCAAGGTGCTCCCGGACTGCTGGAGCTTGGACGATAGCATCCACTCTCAATGCCAGAAGAAAGGCATGAGGTCCTGGAGGACAAAGCGTCACACTCAATCCAATCTCACGCTTTACTCTCTCTGGAGTTGTTCCCTCTGGTCCGCCCTCCCATCCAGGCACATCCACCACAGTAACCAGTCTATGAGAGACCTCTGCCTGCTGTCTTGAGCATTCCTCTGTGGCTTCTCCACTTTGAAAGTATCTCGGACCACCGAGGATGGCATTCCCAGCCGAGCTTTTTCCTGTCTCCCTCTCTCCCACCAAAATCAGTCTCAGCTCAGGAAAACGCCGTGAACCCCTGGAGAAAAGATTCTTCTCATCCAGATCTTCAACTTGAGGACTGTCATCTGACAAAGAAACAATGCAAAGCTATATTAAGGTGTTATTTATAAATTCAGATTCTGTAGCAAATCAGGATTATCATTGTtagattattatttatattaaaatctttaaaaataatttttatatttgggcAATATGTAATAAAGGCGGAGtgccgacatcgttgcctgggttgcgtatgtatAGGACGGGGTgctttcaaatgtcaacactggctttcgGAGATCGTTCACCCCACCTTTAAAACCAACAAACGACAGTATGTATTGAAACCAACAAACAAATCAGGGCTGCGTTTCCCGATTAACGTTGTCTCTTAGCGCGCTACGAAGACTCTTAAGTTAAaccttaactacaggtataCCTTTTCTAGTCGTGTTTCCCGAACTGTACCTTAGCGGGTTTCTTAAGGTATACTTTCTTACGTACGACGTTACCAGGTGCTGTCCATGGCGATggtgctgaataggttgatatcgattgctcgacaatcaattGTTCACTTTATGTAACAGGTACTTCGCTGCGTTATGAGAGAGCGgtgttatttattaaagaaacatttcagaaataagttattaggaatatctggtaaaaatatttcaaattgcaaactaaaataaatataaaccttgtatattttattttacatcaaACCCATGCAAAACCCGCAACTTAATGTCCAAAAGTATCATGCATAAACTGCTCCAATGCATCCATTATTCCTTCACTTTAaaggataatttatattaggggttCCCAATAAATGCGTTGCACAGGGGAATAAGGTGGGTCGTGCAAGTCACCTGGCTTggctgtgcattacacttaaaatatataaaaacaaattgttgTTCAGTAGTTCACCcgtttattgtgcttggacactgGATGCGCAAGCTGTCACggttaatccgtgtcatgtcttGTCTCTGTTCTGATTGttgtcacctggacattcattgattaattacctgcctcatcacacctgtttgtcattttgtctgtgtgtatatatactcCTGTTTTCTGTTTGCTCACCGCtggatcattgtcattgtcgCTACTTTCATGTCTGTTCCTGTTTCTTgtattggatgttcctgtgttaccTGCCCGTTGTTTTAttctcgtgttttgtttctcgttctgttaataaatgttatttatttcattgtgAACTCTGCACTTGCATCCTAACTTCCTCACTCCTGCATCCCAGTCGTGACACAAGCGCGTTTACAATGCGGATAACGCTTAATGGACGCATTTCTGGAGCCACGCCTGTCTGTTTACcttaaatataacataaaatatatattatatgatatataaatatatattatgatttctttagattttagctttgattagtTTAATTGTGGAAAATTTGTTGACCTTATACAAGCAGTAATCAAGTGGAGCAGTTTCTTTTAAgtgtttataaagaatatggcatgcagCTGCCTCAAAGttagaaaacattaaaaaacttcgatgcaaagtcgacttaacatcaataataatatttaggAAAATCAACAATTATGATTTCGTGATGAATGTGCTCCTGTGGCATGCAATTTTTACttgatttgttttattgcaGATAAAATAGCCGGTAAACTAAAGATTTAACGGAtttaaaatgcacaaatgaaatagtAAGATTTGCTGTATAGCTAGCTGCCTGCCATAGTTTCACCAACTCCTCCACCCAAActcgtttatttttttatagtttcttaAGCCTGTAATTATAGTTCTAAGCTGATGTTCctttggaaaaaaatataaaaaatctaataaccatcAGTGTAATGATGTCTtattatttgaatgttttattcttcCAATAAAAAATGCCTAATTTATgccaacttttttttacagatatttagttatatagacTGCAATCTACACAAGCTTTTATCACACTCATGTCCCCTAGGGGAGTCAAGTGGGATAAGGTATagctaagagtgctccagaccaaccttccAAATGAACGACTTACAGAAGTGATGcgtaactaagaacgtttcgggaaacacgtattaacgataaggtacagcttaaggtacaacttaagaacgacgtAGAGCGAAGAAGGTTTTAGGGGAACGCAGCCCAGGTCAGTTAAGTAATGCAACTAACTTGctttatttgtattaataaagaaactgtttatgataatgtttttgtaacaaaaaacttttttacactgttactgtagaaacatttttcaaaatatgtactCCAGCTGTCAGTAGGGCTCTACCCTTTAAAAGGtccctaatatgtaccatttaggcgcaggtatgtatacatttggtaccaatatgtacatatAAGACCCAACAAATTCATCATACAGTGGTCTACCAGTAAAATTGATAAAAATTTAGGACCACAAATTATTCAGACActctgaatgaccatgttttgCTTAAGTGTTTTTTCTTATGTATGTATGtccatttttttgtaaagacAAGAAAATGGTCAGTAACAGAAAACCaataataaattatacaaaaaattatGAGCAATTCTCCAAGTAATTATAATATAACAAGCATACAAATAAACAgtgctttttatgtttttcagGTTGGTCTGTAGAAACGtaatcaaattaaaaataatactgCATATGTAGTCTTAGTCTGTATAGTTTAAATTAAGTATAGATTGAGTCTTTTTGCAGTCACTTGCAAATCTaagtaacaaataaaaatacatgggCGGGAATGGTGGTGGGGAGTTGAAAAGTGCAGAGGACATGCCCCCAAGTAATCTATGCCCATAATAATATAATCTTTAGGAGCAAATATAAACTCTTTAGGAGCAAAGCTGTAATTTTGGCTGGGCGCATTTAGCTTACGAACAAACAATTCGATGCCAGTCTCATTAATATGAAGATAAGCATTCAGCAGGGATTTGCATTGACtatttatggttaaaaatggGAATGTACAGGGCGGGATAGGAGGCAGTTTCACATACGCACAATTttaggtgatctgtgatttaatAAAAGGAGCATTGCTTGCTGGTCTGCGTACGAatggttttataaatctgaatattttttgccgtacgctatttttggcttttgtgtgtacgtagacttttagtaaggatcctttgcacagttttataaatgaggccgcTGAACACTActgaacacaaaaaatattttgaatggcTAACATCATCAGAGAAGACATTCaacatttgcatgttttgtCCGGTTTAAAACAGTCATTGGACAAAGATATGCAACAAGGTGCTAAACCCTAATGTTTAGGACAAAgcataaatatgcaaattagtcaaCAAacatattcattcattcatttattttataagcacatttaaaaataactccgggttgaccaaagtgctgtacaaactaaaatgatcaaataaaaaatacacattacAAACATTACAGATAGAGCAAAAAGATAAtagattaaaggaatagtctactcattttcaatattaaactatgttattaccttaactaagaattgttgatacatccctctatcatctgtgtgcgtgcacgtaagcgctggagcctgctgcgacacttcgatagcatttagcttagccccattcattcaatggtatcaaacagagataaagttagaagtgaccaaacacatcaacgtttttcctatttaagacgagtagttatacgagcaagtttggtggtacaaaataatacgtagcgcttttctaagcggatttaaaagaggaactatattttatggcgtaatagcacttttgagAGTAATTTTTGATAAAATTTTTACTTCATGAAAACACGATAACAGGGCCTTCAAGGAGCTAGAATCACTGTGTTTAAAGGGGAGATATAGTTGGTTGTGGTCGCcatttaaatgaaatgatattccATATCTAGAAAAAATGGGGCCCAGTGGCATAAATATAGGGAGAACAATGTTGGAGCCAAGATGGATCCCTGTGGAACACCACAGGAGAGACATGCAGTAAAGGAAGTATGTTTAACAATTCGGACAGACAACAACCTTTtagttaaaaaatacatatttgtgCTTTGTTCAAACTTTTTTATGGTGCATTGAgtgtttttacatattaaaactaaaattactGAAAATACCCTATAATAAAACCTGGAAAGGAACTTAAAGCTGTGATGTACAGGACAATAAAAAAACCTACTGGTCAACACTGATCTGATGGTTCCTCTCTGAGTCTGCGCCTCCATCATTCTCTGTTTCTTCCTTCTCTCTCGTGCCCTCCTTTTGCTATCACCCTCCAGTTCCAGATGAAGAAGGTCTATCTCAAAATATCTCCCACCTCTCTCTTCAACTAGTTTGTCCATTTTCCTCATTAGTTCCTTCACCTGAGTTCCATCATCAATACGCCTTTTATTTTCCAGAACATGGAATCTGTTTCCACACCTTTGCAGTAGAGTTTGGAAGGCCTTGCCTCCATTTTTAATTCTCTCTTCAATGGGAACTGAGCCCAGTTCATCCCCTCGTGTGAACAACACCAATGTGTGATCCCACACTGTCTTGCCCAAAAGTTCCAGGTACTCTTCAATTTGTTTATGATAGTCCGCTGTCACTGAGGTACAAGATCGGACCACTAAAAGGATTGCGTGAGGTCCAGGTGGACACAAAGATATACTTCGCATTGTTTCTCTTCTTACCCATCCAGGAGTACCGTTCACTGGATAATACCATTCCCAGCCAGGCGTGTCCACAACTGTAACACGTTTTCCAGCTACTTCGGCACGTCTCTTTACACACTCCTCAGTTGGTTTTCCTGTCTCAAACCCTCCTGGCAGGCCTAAAATAGTATTGCCTGCAGAGCTCTTTCCAGCACCTTTGCGGCCTAGCAAAACCAATCGTAGTTCAGGAAGAGATGCAGGCTGGGGACTAAGACTTTGTCCAGTGGCTACAACCATCTGCTGTCTTCCATCTGTAACAGAAACTTGTTTTAATGTATAATGtcaatttatataaaatagaaaaaagtTGTCTTTATCGTTTTATCATCCCCAAACATACGTTAAAATATTTCATAAGAGAAAAGGACAATTTGTTGGGTTTGCATGCAGCATTCATCATATGTGAAATTTTAATCTAActatgagatttggagcatcaaagtttgatttaacattaaagatatcaaggttcgATTTTCACTGAATCTTCTTTATAATATGTAGGATGACTTTTTTTTTCCGAAAACTATAAGTAATAAAAAAGGACTTTAGAAGGCATTTCACAGGCGGAGTAACAAATACTCTCTAGTGAGACATTTCCTgatgttgttttaataaaaaaaagtataataCAGTGACGCTCTCAAAATTATTTGGAAACCTATGCCACACttacaaatgtataaatgtgattgaattgtgtataaaatataaaagaaaaattGCTGTTTGGtttaaaatgataataatataaaaaaaatccttatcttACTTCCTTCTCAGCAAGCAATAGCTGTCATTTCATcatctaggttaactatagactcAAGACAGATATtgtatgatattccatcatgtaaacaatgtcaacagtgattacaaggttcatttatttatttaactaatTTCTGCCTTATGGCTAAACGTCTTAAATTTTCAATGAAAGACGTCTGGACTGTGTTTGGATGACTATTAGatgtctttaaaatgcaaaattgcttgctgggttgtTCCCTGTTTTGTGATTGTGAATTCAGTTTTCAAATAGTATGAATATGAACATTGTCAACAGCATGATGCATAGCTGCACACATCTGGGAAATATGTGTATCACACACACCAGCTgttcacatttttttcataTCCAATCATATTCACTCCATTTCATGTCCatgcattaatttttttttaatttgttagcAATGTAATAAGCTGGGTATTTTGTATTATTGACTGATTATCTTTTACATAAACACTTTTTGCATCAGTTGGCAAAGACTCGTCATGAGGCTCAGAAAAATGAAGTTTGTTCTTAGAAAAGCCATATCATACACTATTGCCACTTTTGttaacaaatgcatttaaatgcatacatttttaaGTGGTCACTCCAAGTTTGCTATCATCAATCTGCTTTAAGATTTATAATGATGTTTGCTTACCGG belongs to Paramisgurnus dabryanus chromosome 2, PD_genome_1.1, whole genome shotgun sequence and includes:
- the LOC135783559 gene encoding uncharacterized protein — translated: METQRGSPFFSDGRQQMVVATGQSLSPQPASLPELRLVLLGRKGAGKSSAGNTILGLPGGFETGKPTEECVKRRAEVAGKRVTVVDTPGWEWYYPVNGTPGWVRRETMRSISLCPPGPHAILLVVRSCTSVTADYHKQIEEYLELLGKTVWDHTLVLFTRGDELGSVPIEERIKNGGKAFQTLLQRCGNRFHVLENKRRIDDGTQVKELMRKMDKLVEERGGRYFEIDLLHLELEGDSKRRARERRKKQRMMEAQTQRGTIRSVLTNDSPQVEDLDEKNLFSRGSRRFPELRLILVGERETGKSSAGNAILGGPRYFQSGEATEECSRQQAEVSHRLVTVVDVPGWEGGPEGTTPERVKREIGLSVTLCPPGPHAFLLALRVDAIVQAPAVREHLELLGETVWRHTILLFTRGDQLRQGVTIEQHIQGGGKDLHWLMERCSNRFHVISSTSCLQSQNPTTQITGLLEKIEKMVAGNRCEAFLPLVHEIQELGRQKNEKFQLKVKEFTEKLQRQEEELKKMKEREVRSIRWFFDRRKKDKVQSPGKTEREEMPYRGEDDKKSIMGELEEKMAWLTEDREREIQELTTEISRVMAALNQKHKEKERLEMSLEERDLEREELKEKVDDLQMKLLELERMCVVKEQERKEKESEFQRVYQTEVNELRNKLVDAENRNDMLRRKAEETQKEIDAYHRYEEESTQKQQEIESKLKEKDKKIESILIEIQKVTLKTESREREQSEIWRETDKKREKNMDKLREVIKTMTKEMEQLQTSCQEQIKMTEAEREMHENVIEKYNTLKNKLIGKDEEIAAIRQAQEQIKKEKEEELHRNVATQEKLHKKEEEINTLKQRHLEKDKEIETLRQNIDEKQKDIEKLKEIVQDNNEEYASKLKHLHEEFRAKEAEIHKLIQSQMEKDREIDTLRQNMFDKQSDIENLKDIIQKNIEESASQLKHLEEQVITKEQEITKLGQTDLEKKKEVDKMRQNINEKQRDIEAVKDILRANTEESAAKLKHLQNEIKVRDDEIDKLRHRDLEKDKEMNTLNENIQEKQKAIDQLKMNAEKYAAKLQHLEEESEVKTEAYKLMEEELERIKNQIEENDRLATEKTENNQLKQQNTDTERNMEELKHQNKEDKERNNILQNTITELEKKCQELTFKCESYENALQAQREAENRREDEIKEMLSQYETQKTKDDLSLKQMKDLEQEMDQLKQVLEELHKKEKQKEEELNEMKVYYENKSMEQKEQDIQTLGREEELQRREQEVKKREDNLEDHLKELEQNKQELVKRKDAINRKENELMDEKQELDKRMYIIRDKEEKLENECQSYKHMAADLEEIKREVEKRHYELTDREEKLKVKEQKIKCEKEELETAWKKIETKQKEMKDQTEKHEKHLENLRQQLEMRERELLETERIFIKEQQRLKEEEKSLGLLKVNLEMKENELKKQERQLIDANQLWEVKIREFSNSSQEVENNKHDIEKLQAELTNKEHELLQKIYGLQKKEQELVQREKDVALKHKMLTEQNQDVEQREKLLKSINEELGSREQELIKGEEALCQREHKLKTKEIHLDKIQEVVQNKEEQLQSERQQNKNMLQSLKEQQDGLKDTQHFLDTKETKLRHLETELTIRHDQITEKEQFLQNRELDLKENASDFERKTQTLEVLQKTLELKEKEVEESKNQLELKTRDLSNEADHLKKQREELEKWEKYLYNTELKLMHKKPFSGNQRWTNCTEFNGKQEKEDHIYRLHQDVDGDAKDTSREAIRTQGEGERQIHLENANNILVKSWNGNGTLKDKQKNKVKELGDSSGEDDFESSSTMYQLTKGIKCPVSELRLMLLGDTWSSHHTAIHILLGPETDRGDSWRGEISGRKTTMVAPQGLKWRSGTDRQGTFQKHISESVPLCQPGPHAFILLIPAYVSFTGQYRRAVERTMSVLGEGAWGHTIVLFTWGETLGESCQQHVKRNGDLEWLVRKCGNRCHLLDNRHQESHIVKLLEKVEEMLAGKNGQYYKMD